One Silene latifolia isolate original U9 population chromosome 4, ASM4854445v1, whole genome shotgun sequence DNA segment encodes these proteins:
- the LOC141651597 gene encoding uncharacterized protein LOC141651597 — MFREPSEAERTADLAGASGDALLLPGEGYVEFVRRRLAYWPIMEIEVAGVGPPAFPETLQYTDLACMTVISDIQDFSEAVALFRHVELWRMANRLRATTIEALRGSSGRYIVVKENNQWYLDSGCSRYMTGDKNLFLSLKPFNGGKVTFGDNNKGKVVGIGKIGISPSHAISEVYLVEGLKHNLLSISQLCDKGNKVVFHSYGCRFIIEGTNNVILEGQRKRNVYMIDLNAISTNSFTCMKATLDDPCLWHKRFAHISSTILNKLKRWDLVEGLPTIKFDQESLCDSCARCKHVRSSFKPKRVISTNNLLELVHMDLCGPMKVRSRGGSRYVFVLVDDYSRYVWPIFLSSKDETFDEFVVLMKLAQNKYKHNLGSIRTDPGTEFDNKDEEEDMNEPDFHLSRDDPPELEEEEEKEIEGTNDELGNPSNEKNKRTETIVDDTIDSSQKEKLESTVITNEAITTNIDPIVVTESTKTQGLDSGGTNSNSFQEGEPSSHNDVPENSKKWRYMGSHPMEKALAESDWVIAMQEELQQFEHWWCKVTTNDYDETFAPVARLEAIRLLIAFAAHKKMKLFQIDVKTAFLNGYLNEEVFVEQPPGFLDHKFQNHVYKLDKALYEFEMSMMGELKFFIGLQIQQTDEGIMIHQQKYIKELIKKFGMQDANPMDTPMVTDKKLTLDKDVMSQRIAYGCS; from the exons atgtttagggagccttcagaggctgaAAGGACAGCTGACTTGGCTGGCGCGAGTGGTGACGCCCtactccttcctggtgaggggtACGTTGAGTTTGTTCgccggaggctggcgtactggccgatcatg gagatcgaggtggcgggcgtcgggcccccagcttttccagagacGTTACAGTACACTGACTTGGCATGCATGACGGTGATATCAGATATCCAGGATTTCAGCGAGGCG GTGGCACTGTTTAGGCAcgtggagctgtggaggatggccaaccggctgcgagctacaacCATCGAGGCTCTTAGAGGTAGCTCGGGGCGATAT ATcgtggtgaaagaaaacaatcagtgGTATCTTGACAGCGGATGCTCAAGATATATGACTGGAGACaaaaatctatttctttcactcaaaccttttAATGGCggcaaggttacctttggagaCAATAATAAAGGTAAAGTAGTAGGAATTGGCAAAATAGGTATTTCTCCTTCTCATGCAATTAGTGAAGTATACCTTGTAGAgggtctaaaacataatttacTAAGTATCTCACAATTATGTGATAAAGGCAACAAAGTCGTCTTTCACTCATATGGTTGTCGATTCATAATTGAGGGAACTAATAATGTTATCCTTGAAGGACAAAGAAAGAGAAACGTATACATGATTGATTTAAATGCTATTTCTACTAACTCTTTTACATGTATGAAAGCAACTTTAGATGATCCATGTTTGTGGCATAAGAGGTTTGCACACATAAGTTCAAccattttaaacaaactcaaaagaTGGGACTTGGTAGAGGGATTACCCACAATCAAGTTCGATCAAGAAAGCTTATGTGACTCTTGTGCTCGTTGTAAACATGTAAGATCATCGTTTAAGCCTAAAAGAGTGATTAGCACAAACAATCTTTTGGAATTGGTGCACATGGATCTATGTGGACCAATGAAAgtaagaagtagaggcggatcAAGGTACGTATTTGTCTTGGTAGATGATTACTCGAGGTACGTTTGGCCTATCTTCTTAAGCTctaaagatgagacttttgatgaatttgttgTACTAATGAAGCTTGCTCAAAACAAATATAAACACAATCTGGGCTCTATTCGTACGGATCCTGGCACTGAATTTGATAACAAA gatgaggaagaagatatgaATGAACCTGACTTCCATCTCTCTAGAGATGATCCTCCAGagttagaagaagaagaagaaaaagaaatcgAAGGTACAAATGATGAATTGGGGAATCCTTCAAATGAGAAAAATAAGAGAACTGAAacaatagttgatgatactattgaTTCTTCTCAAAAAGAAAAATTGGAATCTACGGTTAtaactaatgaagctataaccacaAATATAGATCCCATAGTTGTAACTGAATCCACTAAAACCCAAGggttggattcagggggaaccaATTCTAACTCATTTCAAGAAGGAGAACCAAGTTCACACAATGATGTACCTGAAAATTCCAAAAAGTGGAGATACATGGGATCACACCCTATGGAAA aagctcttgcagaatcTGACTGGGTTATAGCAATGCAAGAAGAACTTCAACAATTTGAAC attggtggtgCAAGGTTACAACCAACGACTATGATGAGACATTTGCTCCAGTGGCAAGGCTAGAAGCAATTCGTCTCTTAATTGCCTTTGCAGCACATAAGAAGATGAAGTTATTTCAAATCGACGTTAAGACtgcatttcttaacggttatttaaaTGAAGAGGTTTTTGTAGAGCAACCTCCTGGCTTTCTAGATCACAAGTTTCAAAATCATGTATACAAGCttgacaaagctttatatg AatttgagatgagcatgatgggtgaatTAAAGTTCTTTATAGGACTTCAGATTCAACAAACTGATGAAGGTATCATGATAcatcaacaaaaatacatcaaagaATTAATCAAGAAATTTGGAATGCAAGATGCCAATCCCATGGATACTCCAATGGTTACTGATAAGAAACTAACCTTGGATAAAGATG TCAtgtcccaaagaatcgcatatggtTGCAGTTAA